One window from the genome of Oceanisphaera sp. IT1-181 encodes:
- the fabF gene encoding beta-ketoacyl-ACP synthase II, with amino-acid sequence MSKRRVVVTGLGMLSPVGNTVDASWQALLAGQSGISNIEHFDTTDYSTKFAGLVKDFDPEDHGIAKKEARKMDLFIQYGVAAGLQAMADSGLDITDANADRVGVSVGSGIGGLGLIESNHTNLLASGPRKLSPFFVPSTIINMVSGHLSIMNGLRGPNIAVTTACTTGTHSIGLAARMIAYGDADAMLAGGTEKASTTLGMGGFAAARALSTRNDEPQKASRPWDKNRDGFVLGDGAGVMMLEEYEHAKARGAKIYAELVGFGMSGDAHHMTAPPAAGCGGAKAMANAIKDAGIAPSAIGYVNAHGTSTPLGDVAELRGMKQVFGDHANKLMISSTKSMTGHLLGAAGAIEAIFSVLALRDQIAPPTINLDNPDDECDLDLVAHTAKQGQFDYALSNSFGFGGTNGSLIFKRI; translated from the coding sequence GTGTCCAAACGCAGAGTCGTGGTGACTGGCCTCGGTATGCTATCTCCTGTCGGTAACACGGTTGATGCCAGCTGGCAGGCCTTGTTGGCAGGTCAAAGTGGCATCAGCAATATCGAACACTTTGATACTACCGATTACAGCACCAAATTTGCAGGCCTGGTCAAGGACTTCGATCCCGAAGATCATGGTATCGCGAAGAAAGAAGCCCGCAAGATGGACTTGTTCATCCAATATGGCGTGGCAGCCGGTTTACAGGCAATGGCCGACTCCGGACTCGACATTACAGACGCCAATGCAGATCGCGTTGGTGTATCCGTTGGTTCAGGTATTGGTGGTCTTGGCTTAATAGAGTCTAACCACACCAATTTACTGGCCAGTGGTCCGCGTAAATTAAGCCCGTTTTTTGTGCCTTCCACCATCATCAACATGGTGTCTGGCCACTTATCGATCATGAATGGCTTACGCGGCCCAAATATCGCAGTCACTACCGCCTGTACCACAGGCACGCACAGCATAGGGCTGGCGGCGCGTATGATTGCTTACGGTGACGCCGATGCCATGTTGGCTGGCGGCACCGAAAAAGCCTCTACCACTCTAGGTATGGGCGGCTTTGCGGCGGCGCGTGCGCTTTCTACGCGTAACGACGAGCCACAAAAAGCCAGTCGTCCTTGGGACAAAAACCGTGATGGTTTTGTGCTGGGTGACGGCGCCGGTGTGATGATGCTGGAAGAGTACGAGCACGCGAAAGCGCGCGGTGCCAAAATTTATGCCGAATTAGTCGGTTTTGGTATGAGCGGCGATGCCCATCATATGACGGCTCCTCCTGCTGCTGGTTGCGGCGGAGCGAAAGCCATGGCCAATGCCATTAAAGATGCAGGCATAGCGCCGAGTGCTATCGGTTACGTGAATGCGCACGGTACCTCAACGCCATTAGGCGATGTGGCCGAGTTGCGTGGCATGAAACAGGTGTTTGGTGATCATGCTAATAAATTAATGATCAGCTCCACCAAATCGATGACCGGTCACCTATTAGGTGCCGCCGGTGCCATTGAAGCCATCTTTAGTGTGCTGGCGTTGCGCGACCAAATTGCACCCCCCACCATCAACTTGGATAATCCAGATGATGAGTGCGATTTGGACTTGGTTGCGCACACCGCGAAACAAGGTCAATTTGACTATGCCTTATCCAACTCCTTCGGGTTTGGTGGCACGAATGGCTCATTGATTTTTAAACGCATATAA
- the fabD gene encoding ACP S-malonyltransferase, whose amino-acid sequence MTFAITFPGQGSQTVGMLAGVLAEHDCVKQTFAEASDALGYDVAELVLNGPAEELNKTWRTQPALLTASVALWRLWREQGGAMPDVMAGHSLGEYSALVCAEVLSLTDAVKLVELRGQLMQEAVPEGTGAMSAIIGLDNDTIIANCALAEQGEVVSAVNFNSPGQVVIAGNKAAVERANILMKESGAKRALPLPVSVPSHCALMRSAAENLEQTLADMTFNEPVVPVINNVDVSQESNAAAIKDALVRQLYSPVRWTETVEVMVVLGVTLALEMGPGKVLSGLTKRIDKRVEGLAVNDQAGLEQALAAVAAQSAAAFVV is encoded by the coding sequence ATGACTTTTGCCATTACCTTTCCCGGTCAGGGCTCGCAAACGGTCGGCATGTTAGCCGGCGTCTTGGCCGAACATGACTGCGTTAAACAGACTTTTGCCGAGGCGTCCGACGCCTTAGGCTATGATGTGGCCGAATTAGTGTTAAACGGCCCAGCAGAAGAGCTCAATAAAACGTGGCGCACTCAGCCAGCCTTGTTGACTGCTTCTGTTGCTTTATGGCGCTTATGGCGTGAGCAGGGCGGTGCCATGCCTGATGTCATGGCTGGCCACAGCTTGGGTGAATACTCGGCCTTAGTCTGCGCCGAAGTATTAAGCCTGACAGACGCGGTTAAGCTTGTAGAGCTACGCGGTCAACTGATGCAAGAAGCTGTGCCAGAGGGCACAGGTGCTATGTCTGCGATTATCGGTTTAGATAACGACACTATTATTGCCAACTGTGCCCTTGCCGAACAAGGTGAGGTGGTGTCTGCGGTGAACTTTAATTCACCGGGGCAAGTGGTAATCGCCGGCAATAAAGCCGCCGTGGAGCGCGCCAATATCTTAATGAAAGAAAGCGGTGCTAAGCGTGCCTTGCCATTACCGGTAAGTGTGCCTTCTCATTGTGCACTGATGCGCTCGGCTGCAGAAAATCTTGAGCAAACCTTGGCCGACATGACCTTTAATGAGCCAGTAGTGCCGGTGATTAATAACGTGGATGTGAGCCAAGAAAGCAATGCCGCCGCCATTAAAGATGCCTTGGTACGCCAGCTCTATAGCCCAGTACGCTGGACCGAAACCGTGGAAGTCATGGTGGTGCTGGGTGTGACCTTGGCACTGGAAATGGGCCCGGGCAAGGTATTGTCTGGTCTTACTAAGCGTATTGATAAGCGCGTAGAAGGACTGGCGGTGAACGACCAAGCCGGCCTTGAGCAAGCATTGGCTGCAGTGGCTGCGCAATCAGCAGCGGCTTTCGTCGTTTAA
- the pabC gene encoding aminodeoxychorismate lyase has translation MKKLEGGMDSIITDTTLFSAVSRGWQLGDGHFTTVYAKHGQLHHWAYHEARLTAACARLQMPVPNWADVKARAQACLDEHSDQVLRITLVRGAGGRGYSMQGCTDTQVLLNTAPFPAQYYQWREQGITIGVCQGRLGNSPLLAGLKTVNRLEQVLLKAELDAQHWPEALVLNSQHQVVEAVTANVFWREGEVIYTPDLTELGVWGIMRAWCADYLGARLMHTQALLPRLLAADEVWLTNALMGIVPVTGIIEPHGATKFKTTHLNVAELKITRELQQAYEKIN, from the coding sequence ATGAAAAAATTAGAGGGCGGCATGGATTCCATTATCACAGACACCACTCTCTTTTCGGCAGTGAGCCGCGGTTGGCAATTGGGTGATGGGCATTTTACCACTGTGTATGCTAAGCACGGGCAGTTGCACCATTGGGCATATCATGAAGCCCGACTAACAGCAGCTTGTGCTCGATTACAGATGCCTGTGCCGAATTGGGCGGACGTAAAAGCGCGCGCGCAGGCTTGCCTAGACGAGCATAGCGACCAAGTATTGCGCATTACCTTAGTGCGCGGCGCGGGCGGGCGTGGTTATAGCATGCAAGGCTGCACAGACACTCAAGTGTTGCTCAACACCGCACCTTTTCCGGCTCAATATTATCAATGGCGTGAACAGGGTATCACTATAGGTGTCTGCCAAGGTCGCTTGGGTAATAGTCCGTTACTGGCGGGCTTAAAAACCGTTAACCGCTTAGAGCAGGTACTGTTGAAAGCGGAATTAGACGCCCAACACTGGCCCGAGGCCTTGGTGTTGAACAGCCAACACCAAGTGGTAGAAGCGGTCACGGCCAATGTGTTTTGGCGTGAAGGCGAGGTTATCTATACGCCAGACTTAACCGAGCTTGGGGTGTGGGGCATAATGCGCGCTTGGTGTGCGGATTATTTGGGCGCACGCCTAATGCACACTCAAGCCTTATTACCGCGCTTATTGGCCGCAGATGAAGTGTGGCTGACCAATGCGCTAATGGGAATAGTGCCGGTGACGGGTATCATTGAGCCCCATGGGGCCACGAAATTTAAGACCACGCATTTAAACGTCGCTGAGTTAAAAATAACTAGGGAATTACAACAAGCTTATGAAAAAATTAATTAA
- the acpP gene encoding acyl carrier protein, translated as MSNIEERVKKIIIEQLGVKEEEVKSEASFVDDLGADSLDTVELVMALEEEFDTEIPDEEAEKITTVKAAVDYINANQE; from the coding sequence ATGAGCAACATCGAAGAACGCGTAAAAAAAATCATCATCGAGCAACTGGGCGTTAAAGAAGAAGAAGTTAAATCTGAAGCTTCTTTCGTTGATGACTTGGGTGCCGATTCTCTGGACACCGTTGAGTTAGTAATGGCGTTGGAAGAAGAATTCGATACTGAAATTCCTGATGAAGAAGCTGAGAAAATCACCACCGTTAAAGCGGCTGTTGATTACATCAACGCGAATCAAGAGTAA
- the fabG gene encoding 3-oxoacyl-ACP reductase FabG yields the protein MSFSGKVVLITGASRGIGRATAELFVARGATVIGTATSEKGAEAISAYLGEQGAGLVLNVTDSASLEQFLATVKERFGDIDVLVNNAGITRDNLLMRMKDDEWQDIIDTNLTSVFRLSKAVLRGMMKKRHGRIISIGSVVGTMGNAGQANYAAAKAGLIGFSKSLGREVASRGVTVNVVSPGFIETDMTQALNDEQKAGILSQVPAQRLGNPKEIASAVAFLASEDAAYITGETLHVNGGMYMV from the coding sequence ATGAGTTTTTCCGGTAAAGTAGTGCTGATCACGGGCGCGAGTCGCGGTATTGGCCGCGCAACGGCTGAGCTGTTTGTTGCCCGCGGTGCCACCGTGATTGGTACTGCCACCAGTGAAAAAGGCGCCGAGGCCATTAGCGCCTATTTGGGCGAGCAGGGCGCGGGTTTAGTATTGAACGTGACCGACTCGGCCTCTTTGGAGCAGTTTTTAGCCACCGTGAAAGAACGTTTCGGCGATATTGACGTATTAGTGAATAATGCTGGCATCACGCGCGATAATTTATTAATGCGCATGAAAGACGACGAGTGGCAGGATATAATAGATACGAACCTGACTTCCGTGTTCCGTCTGTCTAAGGCTGTGTTGCGCGGCATGATGAAAAAGCGCCATGGTCGCATCATCTCCATTGGCTCGGTAGTGGGTACAATGGGCAATGCGGGTCAGGCAAACTACGCGGCGGCCAAAGCCGGCTTAATTGGCTTTAGTAAGTCATTGGGTCGTGAAGTGGCCTCGCGCGGTGTAACCGTGAACGTGGTGTCACCGGGCTTTATTGAAACCGACATGACTCAGGCATTAAACGACGAACAAAAAGCTGGGATCTTGTCACAAGTGCCGGCACAACGTTTGGGTAACCCCAAAGAAATTGCTTCTGCTGTGGCTTTTTTAGCTTCAGAAGACGCTGCTTATATTACGGGTGAAACGCTGCACGTAAATGGCGGCATGTACATGGTGTGA